One genomic region from Sulfurimonas sp. encodes:
- the polA gene encoding DNA polymerase I, with protein sequence MSKVVTVIDTFGFFFRSFYALPQHLKNKEGFPTGLLTGFTNFISTLQKQHDSDYIIFAIDTKGPTFRNEIDPNYKANRKPPPEELSMQLPIAIEWIEKMGYKTLGKVGFEADDMIATVVKLAKEKEYKVRVVSHDKDLYQLIEDDKVVVIDAIKRKNMDEDACFLKYGVTPKQFTDYQSILGDSADNVPGVKGIGKVGAEKLLVIYKTLDAIYANIDEIKPPGVQKKLRESHKSAYMSKELVTLKDDVMDSIDFEEYKMDVENPFLNIYDELVKYELNAILRVIHAKNMVSDEVKTQIRQDVEQEVQNKNLDFKATLITEVSHLQKVLDSLTPDTIVAFDTETTGLDYDKNSLVGFSFCFNEEEAFYVPFAHFYLGVSDQISKEVVASAIRKIFNSKVVGHNIKFDLHFVTRFLNENDLDVYADSMILAWLINSESALGLDKLSDKLLNHKMVAFKDTVKKGETFASVELEDATKYAAEDAYITLKLFYLLNEKLELQDASHLIDYSKKVEVPFIKTLLEMEKDGIRVDSSFLEEFLKEVKVTLSKLTKDIYALAGSEFNINSTKQLGVILFEHLGLPVGKKTKTGYSTDEKVLSSLKDKHEIITSLLEYRETYKLYSTYIEPLLKLSALDKDSRIHTSFVQTGTATGRLSSKNPNLQNIPARTTQGLKIREAFVASEGKKLIGIDYSQIELRLLAHYSQDSVLVDAFKADKDIHLQTAIALFGEEEAPKKRAVAKTVNFGLLYGMGQKKLSQTLGITTKEAKEIIEKYFESFPTVKTYFRSIVDKSKEMGYIETLLKRRRYFDYETASPMFRAAYDRESVNSVFQGSASDLIKLSMNEIAKVIKSERLNAKMLLQIHDELIFEVDASQAQMLGEKFQNIMENIYELSIPLKASMNIGDNWGELK encoded by the coding sequence ATGTCTAAGGTAGTTACAGTCATAGATACTTTTGGTTTTTTCTTTCGTAGTTTTTACGCACTCCCTCAGCATCTTAAAAATAAAGAAGGCTTTCCAACAGGACTCCTAACAGGTTTTACAAATTTTATATCAACTTTACAAAAACAGCACGATAGTGACTATATTATCTTTGCAATCGATACAAAAGGTCCTACTTTTAGAAATGAGATAGACCCAAATTATAAAGCAAATCGTAAGCCTCCTCCAGAAGAGTTAAGTATGCAATTACCAATCGCAATAGAGTGGATAGAAAAAATGGGTTATAAGACTTTAGGCAAAGTTGGTTTTGAAGCCGATGACATGATAGCAACAGTTGTAAAACTTGCAAAAGAAAAAGAGTATAAAGTTAGGGTGGTTTCTCACGATAAAGACCTTTACCAACTCATAGAAGATGATAAAGTAGTGGTTATAGATGCTATAAAAAGAAAAAATATGGATGAAGATGCTTGTTTTTTAAAGTACGGTGTAACTCCAAAACAGTTTACTGATTATCAATCAATTTTGGGAGATAGTGCAGATAATGTCCCTGGTGTAAAAGGGATAGGCAAGGTAGGAGCTGAAAAACTTTTAGTTATTTACAAAACGCTAGATGCAATCTATGCCAATATAGATGAGATTAAACCCCCAGGAGTGCAAAAGAAGCTTAGAGAGTCACATAAGTCAGCTTACATGTCAAAAGAGCTTGTAACGCTTAAAGATGATGTAATGGATTCTATTGATTTTGAAGAGTATAAGATGGATGTTGAGAATCCATTTTTAAATATTTATGATGAACTTGTAAAGTATGAACTCAATGCAATTCTTAGAGTAATCCACGCTAAAAACATGGTGAGTGATGAAGTTAAGACACAAATTAGACAAGATGTAGAACAAGAAGTACAAAATAAGAACTTAGATTTTAAAGCAACGCTTATAACAGAAGTATCGCATCTACAAAAAGTCTTAGATTCTTTAACTCCAGATACTATTGTCGCTTTTGATACTGAAACAACAGGGCTTGACTACGATAAAAACTCTTTAGTTGGTTTTAGTTTTTGTTTTAATGAAGAAGAAGCTTTTTATGTTCCTTTTGCTCACTTTTATCTAGGTGTATCTGATCAGATTTCTAAAGAAGTTGTAGCATCTGCTATAAGAAAGATATTTAACTCTAAAGTTGTTGGGCATAACATCAAGTTTGACCTTCATTTTGTAACTAGGTTTTTAAATGAGAATGACTTAGATGTTTATGCCGATAGTATGATACTTGCATGGCTCATAAACTCAGAGAGTGCTTTAGGTCTTGACAAACTATCAGATAAACTTTTAAATCATAAAATGGTAGCCTTTAAAGATACAGTTAAAAAAGGTGAAACTTTTGCAAGTGTAGAGCTAGAAGATGCCACTAAGTATGCGGCTGAAGATGCATATATAACACTAAAACTGTTTTATCTTTTAAATGAAAAACTAGAACTCCAAGATGCCTCTCATCTGATAGACTACTCAAAAAAAGTAGAAGTTCCTTTTATTAAAACTTTACTAGAAATGGAAAAAGATGGCATAAGGGTTGATTCTTCTTTTTTAGAAGAGTTTTTAAAAGAGGTTAAAGTTACACTATCTAAGTTGACCAAAGATATTTATGCTTTAGCTGGGAGTGAGTTTAATATAAATTCAACAAAACAACTAGGTGTTATACTCTTTGAGCATCTAGGACTTCCTGTTGGCAAAAAAACAAAAACAGGTTACTCTACCGATGAGAAGGTACTAAGTTCGCTAAAAGATAAACATGAGATAATTACTTCTCTTTTAGAGTATAGAGAAACATATAAACTCTACTCTACTTACATAGAGCCACTTTTAAAACTATCAGCTTTAGATAAAGACTCTAGGATTCATACTTCTTTTGTTCAAACAGGAACGGCAACGGGAAGGTTAAGTTCAAAAAATCCAAATCTTCAAAACATACCTGCTAGAACTACTCAAGGTTTAAAAATAAGAGAAGCGTTTGTGGCATCTGAGGGTAAGAAGCTTATAGGCATTGATTATTCACAAATCGAGTTAAGACTTCTGGCTCACTACTCACAAGATAGTGTGTTAGTAGATGCTTTTAAAGCAGATAAAGACATTCACTTGCAAACTGCCATAGCCCTTTTTGGAGAAGAAGAAGCACCTAAAAAAAGAGCAGTTGCTAAAACTGTAAACTTTGGACTTCTGTATGGTATGGGGCAAAAAAAACTATCTCAAACTCTTGGTATAACAACAAAAGAAGCTAAAGAGATAATCGAGAAGTATTTTGAGTCTTTTCCAACTGTTAAAACTTACTTTCGCTCTATTGTAGATAAATCAAAAGAGATGGGGTACATTGAAACCTTACTTAAAAGAAGAAGATACTTTGACTATGAAACGGCATCTCCTATGTTTAGAGCAGCTTATGACAGAGAGTCGGTTAATAGTGTGTTTCAAGGAAGTGCAAGTGACTTAATCAAACTTTCTATGAATGAGATAGCTAAGGTTATAAAAAGTGAAAGATTAAATGCAAAAATGCTTTTACAAATCCATGATGAACTTATCTTTGAAGTAGATGCTTCTCAAGCACAGATGCTAGGAGAGAAGTTCCAAAACATAATGGAAAATATCTATGAGTTAAGTATTCCACTTAAAGCTAGTATGAATATTGGTGATAATTGGGGTGAACTGAAATAG
- a CDS encoding BrnT family toxin produces the protein MNYNFEWDPTKAKSNLSKHNISFEDATSIFKDKNSISLFDESHSEDEERWATIGLDVKTRTLVVVHTYISVNEKTYNIRIISARKATKKEIKFYNEG, from the coding sequence ATGAATTATAATTTTGAATGGGATCCAACAAAAGCAAAAAGTAATTTATCTAAACATAACATTAGCTTTGAAGATGCAACCTCAATTTTTAAAGACAAGAATTCAATTTCGCTCTTTGATGAAAGCCATAGCGAAGATGAAGAACGATGGGCCACTATTGGATTAGATGTGAAAACCAGAACACTTGTTGTTGTTCACACTTATATTTCAGTAAATGAAAAGACTTATAATATAAGAATTATAAGTGCAAGAAAAGCAACAAAAAAAGAAATAAAATTTTACAATGAAGGATAA
- a CDS encoding type II toxin-antitoxin system Phd/YefM family antitoxin encodes MQLVNDIKPVTYLKNRAADVLKHINETHRPMIITQNGEAKAVIQDPKSYEDMKNAISILKLLSFAEEDIKNGNLHNEEDVFSSVEELLKK; translated from the coding sequence ATGCAGTTAGTTAATGATATAAAACCAGTTACATATTTAAAAAATAGAGCAGCTGATGTGTTAAAACACATAAATGAAACTCACCGACCGATGATTATCACGCAAAATGGTGAAGCTAAAGCTGTTATTCAAGATCCAAAAAGTTATGAAGATATGAAAAATGCAATTTCTATTTTAAAACTTCTTTCTTTTGCCGAAGAAGATATTAAAAATGGAAACCTTCATAATGAAGAAGATGTATTTAGTTCGGTAGAAGAACTACTTAAAAAATGA
- a CDS encoding type II toxin-antitoxin system RelE/ParE family toxin → MSKTYKLQWTTNAKDDLLNIVDYIKKDSPHNANEIYLKIRAKAKISNFFPFKSRVVPELQKEGITLYREVITSPWRIIYKVGNDTVYIMAILDSRQNVEELLLQKLLKA, encoded by the coding sequence ATGAGTAAAACATATAAACTTCAATGGACAACAAATGCAAAAGATGACCTTTTGAATATTGTTGATTACATAAAAAAAGATAGCCCTCACAATGCTAATGAGATTTATTTAAAAATTAGAGCTAAAGCTAAAATAAGCAATTTTTTTCCTTTTAAAAGTCGAGTTGTACCTGAACTTCAAAAAGAAGGTATCACACTGTATAGAGAAGTTATAACATCTCCTTGGAGAATTATATATAAAGTTGGAAATGACACCGTTTATATAATGGCTATATTAGATTCAAGGCAAAATGTTGAAGAATTGCTGCTACAAAAACTGCTAAAAGCTTAA
- a CDS encoding EscU/YscU/HrcU family type III secretion system export apparatus switch protein — protein sequence MKKAAALRYNKDKESAPRVIAKGKGEAAQNIIKIAELHNLPIKKDEDLIELLSKVELDKEVPAELYKAVAEVFSFIYKVSKKK from the coding sequence ATGAAAAAAGCAGCCGCACTTAGATATAACAAAGACAAAGAATCCGCACCTCGTGTTATAGCAAAAGGAAAAGGTGAAGCTGCACAAAACATCATCAAAATTGCCGAGCTTCATAACTTACCCATAAAAAAAGATGAAGACCTCATCGAGCTTCTCTCAAAAGTAGAACTAGACAAAGAAGTCCCAGCAGAACTGTATAAAGCAGTAGCAGAGGTTTTTAGTTTTATTTATAAGGTATCAAAGAAAAAGTAA
- a CDS encoding flagellar hook-length control protein FliK: MINISNNKHLDIILPNTNKALKEVLKSASPKELEVLTQSKDLKSVINSLLQESSKNSASDKTILNLVKNNPTLKNLGTISSTIKDLLNSLKSTLQNQTTEKTPLPIEKVLKEFLVDIKQLSESALKTKITNSGIFLESKLKNVQNPQVQLKETLNSLLKSIEKSSIYPVKVLNKHIKEILNSEIIKNATNKSLTTTSPLRENLPNEKQALNKVAKTIEKIIQTMQTNLKSEDITTTKEFSKILEKLQHTISPKVLTPENFKVASIQESIVQLLPQLTKSQVPEAKGLFDALSKILKILPNTSLEQLTQTKIPQEIKSAILPLENAIEKSDTLFSKDTKVLLNKLTTLDTPQKLSSSTNVKEIVVNDLKSVLLKTGEEISKSPLTNQSEVLKHIDKLSLQIDYHQLVSHLSNSSSLYLPFSWDALEEGSLNIKRDEDDRFYCDIELKLKEYGELSLRLVLYEKNQINIKIHSDNIEFQKS; encoded by the coding sequence ATGATTAATATCTCAAATAATAAGCATCTTGATATTATATTACCAAATACAAACAAGGCTTTAAAAGAGGTCTTAAAAAGTGCCTCTCCAAAAGAGTTAGAAGTCTTAACTCAAAGTAAAGACCTAAAATCAGTCATAAACTCCCTGCTTCAAGAAAGTTCCAAAAACTCAGCATCTGATAAAACAATTTTAAATTTAGTTAAAAACAATCCAACTTTAAAAAATCTAGGAACTATCTCTTCAACTATAAAAGACTTACTAAATTCTTTAAAATCAACTCTACAAAATCAAACAACAGAAAAAACTCCACTTCCAATAGAGAAAGTTTTAAAAGAGTTTCTTGTAGATATAAAACAATTAAGTGAAAGTGCCTTAAAAACTAAAATCACAAACTCTGGTATTTTTTTAGAATCAAAACTTAAAAATGTACAAAACCCTCAAGTCCAACTAAAAGAAACCCTAAACTCTTTACTAAAAAGTATTGAGAAAAGTTCTATTTATCCTGTAAAAGTTTTAAATAAACATATAAAAGAGATTTTAAATAGTGAAATTATAAAAAATGCTACAAATAAATCTTTAACAACAACTTCACCGCTGAGGGAAAACTTACCTAATGAAAAACAGGCATTAAATAAAGTTGCAAAAACAATAGAAAAAATCATCCAAACAATGCAAACAAATCTAAAAAGTGAAGATATCACTACTACAAAAGAATTTTCAAAAATCTTAGAAAAACTTCAACACACAATATCACCAAAGGTTTTAACACCAGAAAATTTTAAAGTAGCATCTATACAAGAGAGCATTGTACAACTTTTACCACAACTAACAAAAAGTCAAGTTCCAGAAGCCAAAGGTCTTTTTGATGCTCTAAGTAAGATTTTAAAAATTCTTCCAAATACCTCACTTGAACAACTAACACAAACAAAAATACCACAAGAGATAAAAAGTGCCATTTTACCACTAGAAAATGCCATAGAAAAGTCTGATACTCTCTTTTCAAAAGATACGAAAGTTCTTTTAAATAAACTAACAACTCTTGACACCCCACAAAAACTTTCATCATCTACAAATGTAAAAGAGATAGTAGTAAATGATTTAAAGTCTGTTTTGTTAAAAACAGGTGAAGAAATATCTAAGTCACCACTAACAAACCAAAGTGAAGTTTTAAAACATATAGATAAATTATCTCTTCAGATTGATTATCATCAGTTAGTTTCACACCTCTCAAATTCATCCTCTTTATATCTTCCTTTTTCCTGGGATGCTTTAGAAGAAGGTAGTCTTAATATTAAAAGAGATGAAGATGATAGGTTTTACTGTGATATAGAGTTGAAACTAAAAGAGTATGGGGAGTTAAGTCTGCGTTTGGTTTTATATGAAAAAAACCAAATCAACATTAAAATACACTCTGATAATATAGAGTTTCAAAAATCATAA
- a CDS encoding PAS domain-containing sensor histidine kinase, producing MLKQYKEAIEKSNIISKTDMEGIITFVNDEFCKISGYSQEELVGQNHNIVRHPDVDVSTFKILWDTVKAKRIYKDTVKNRAKDGSTFYVNTTVIPILDEDDNIAEFIAIRYDVTKEVFYKEELQKKEKELEELNKTLEKRVQEKTKELEELNKTLEIRVKDEISKNEQKQKVMFWQSRLASLGQMLANIAHQWRQPLTELNLSNFNMKKSALSDDEEKFLQYYAESKVIINNMSKTIDDFTNFFRPQKEKHPFNVSDSINESLTLLEKILKVEMISIKKDFIDLEVLGISNELTQVIINLIKNSTDSFVSKGILIREINIKTTKDKNFAYIEIQDNAGGIESKNLEKIFEPYFTTKHQSRGTGLGLFMSKMICEQGLDGYMGVSSKKGLTTFSIKIPLIKS from the coding sequence ATGTTAAAACAGTATAAAGAAGCCATAGAGAAGAGCAATATAATTTCCAAAACTGATATGGAAGGAATAATCACTTTTGTTAATGATGAGTTTTGTAAAATTTCTGGATATTCACAAGAAGAGCTAGTTGGTCAAAATCATAATATTGTAAGACATCCAGATGTAGATGTATCAACATTTAAAATACTTTGGGACACAGTAAAAGCTAAAAGAATATATAAAGATACTGTAAAAAATAGAGCAAAAGATGGTTCTACCTTTTATGTAAATACAACAGTTATCCCCATTCTTGATGAAGATGACAATATAGCAGAGTTTATAGCTATAAGGTACGATGTAACTAAGGAAGTTTTTTACAAAGAAGAGTTACAAAAAAAAGAAAAAGAACTTGAAGAGTTAAATAAAACCTTAGAAAAAAGAGTTCAAGAAAAAACAAAAGAACTAGAAGAGTTAAACAAAACGCTAGAGATTCGTGTAAAAGATGAAATATCTAAAAATGAACAAAAGCAAAAAGTTATGTTTTGGCAGTCAAGATTGGCATCTCTTGGTCAGATGCTAGCAAATATTGCACATCAATGGCGACAACCATTAACAGAGTTAAATCTAAGTAACTTCAATATGAAAAAATCAGCATTATCTGATGATGAAGAAAAGTTTTTGCAGTATTACGCAGAGAGTAAAGTCATTATAAATAATATGTCAAAAACCATAGATGATTTTACAAACTTTTTTAGACCACAAAAAGAGAAGCATCCTTTTAATGTAAGTGATAGTATAAATGAATCTCTGACTCTTTTAGAAAAAATCTTAAAAGTAGAGATGATAAGTATAAAAAAAGATTTTATAGACTTAGAAGTTCTTGGCATCTCGAATGAGTTAACTCAAGTTATCATAAACCTTATAAAAAACTCAACAGACTCGTTTGTAAGTAAAGGCATCTTAATTCGTGAGATAAATATAAAAACAACAAAAGATAAAAATTTTGCTTATATTGAGATTCAAGATAATGCAGGTGGCATAGAAAGTAAAAATTTAGAAAAGATATTTGAGCCATACTTCACTACTAAACATCAAAGTAGGGGAACAGGACTTGGTCTTTTTATGTCAAAAATGATTTGTGAGCAAGGTTTAGATGGTTATATGGGTGTGAGTTCTAAAAAAGGTTTAACAACCTTCAGCATTAAAATTCCTCTGATTAAGTCTTAA
- a CDS encoding response regulator transcription factor has product MKNKILKKLRVLFVEDEENIARLLKSAIGDSFYSFTLASNGKEGIEKFLQISPDIVITDINMPKMSGLDMARELKKIDKKIPIIILSAFSEKEKLFEAIDVGVIKYFLKPYDPDEILDYISLISSELEDKLVELSEGFSFNKTSKSLYKNSKFIALSKNEVKFFTLILNTKDNILDDTAIKKDIWNEEVSDDRLRTFIKRLRVKTSKKLIINLKGVGYKISYREKNSV; this is encoded by the coding sequence ATGAAAAATAAAATTTTAAAAAAATTGCGTGTTTTGTTTGTTGAAGATGAAGAAAATATTGCAAGACTTTTAAAAAGTGCTATTGGTGATAGTTTTTATAGTTTTACTTTAGCATCTAATGGCAAAGAGGGCATAGAAAAATTTTTACAAATCTCGCCTGATATAGTAATCACAGATATAAATATGCCTAAGATGTCAGGCTTAGATATGGCAAGAGAGTTAAAGAAGATAGATAAAAAGATTCCTATTATCATACTTAGTGCTTTTAGTGAAAAAGAGAAACTATTTGAGGCAATAGATGTTGGAGTTATAAAGTATTTTTTAAAACCTTATGACCCTGATGAGATACTTGATTATATTAGTTTAATATCAAGTGAACTAGAAGATAAACTTGTTGAACTTAGTGAAGGGTTTAGTTTTAACAAAACAAGTAAATCACTTTATAAAAATTCCAAATTTATAGCACTTTCAAAAAATGAAGTTAAATTTTTTACACTTATTTTAAACACTAAAGACAATATACTAGATGATACAGCAATAAAAAAAGATATATGGAATGAAGAGGTAAGTGATGATAGACTTAGAACTTTTATTAAAAGATTACGGGTAAAAACATCAAAAAAACTTATAATCAATCTAAAAGGTGTAGGTTATAAGATAAGTTACAGAGAGAAAAACTCAGTATAG
- a CDS encoding N-6 DNA methylase encodes MANERITEDIVREHFKNDILNIENEIFIEEQKSKHRSNLFDNASKKGTSNKGYPEFIISFKKYLNFIIIIECKADTDKHESDNRNLPVEYSVDGILHYMKCVRKKNKDIDILGIAVSGLNQNELKVSNFLFKHNSNIEELQDKHLLSFNSYFKLYDMHDFSINLQNLKIIEKAVEYNGKLENYSIPTTERATLISGILLALQNKRFRDSYQQSSDVVDLVNFILTSCEIILKSNKIEEERRESILRVYSTIKNHKITTAKTIKDKKTKKNIPNTLISDLVYEIKQDIYPLVNYDNSGFDVLGKFYTEFIKYSGSDGKTGLVLTPAHITDLFCDLIDLNVDDVVYDCCCGTGGFLVASMKRMISLAGNDAEKIIYIRENQLIGTEERADMFTFACSNMMMRGDGRSHIYNEDCYNDKHKQRIKKLKPTVVMLNPPYSVGADGQLDFILNAMESLPKGGRCIAIVQMSCALDTPAVLKKHRQLLELHTLESVITTPIDLFYPSASVPTCIMVFKAYERHNNNKPSWFGAFNDDGFIKRKKQGRINIGGYKEKHNHLLSKYRYYEEANFSVLKNVSDKQEWCAESYMNIDYDNNNEDEFINTIKEYLSSLFLFSKINSISEKSLSNSKTNTTNKKYLPFLLTDLFNIEKGERLNKEERVLGEIPLLTSTSMQNGVSNFISYDEFKDSKKIFKDKITIDMLCNVFYHNYEYFSDDNIHTLIFADKYKNNDNIYTCIFIATLLKKLIIKFAYGRQVRLKRLDGEKILLPVTNNNIDWEYMKNYIKSLSYSSNL; translated from the coding sequence ATGGCGAATGAGAGAATTACAGAAGATATAGTAAGAGAACATTTTAAGAATGATATTTTAAATATAGAAAATGAAATATTCATAGAAGAACAAAAATCAAAACATAGATCTAACTTATTTGATAATGCATCAAAAAAAGGAACAAGTAATAAAGGATATCCAGAATTTATAATTTCATTTAAAAAATATCTTAATTTTATTATAATAATTGAATGTAAAGCAGATACAGATAAACATGAAAGTGATAATAGAAATTTGCCAGTAGAGTATTCGGTTGATGGTATTTTACATTATATGAAATGCGTAAGAAAAAAAAATAAAGATATTGATATACTAGGAATAGCTGTTTCAGGATTAAATCAAAATGAATTAAAGGTATCCAACTTTCTATTTAAGCATAATTCTAATATTGAAGAATTACAAGACAAACACTTATTATCATTTAATTCTTATTTTAAACTATATGATATGCACGACTTTTCAATAAATTTACAAAATTTAAAAATTATTGAAAAAGCTGTAGAATATAATGGAAAATTAGAAAACTACTCAATTCCCACTACGGAAAGAGCAACATTAATAAGTGGTATATTACTAGCACTACAAAACAAACGATTTAGAGATAGCTATCAACAAAGTAGTGATGTCGTAGATTTAGTTAATTTTATATTAACATCTTGTGAAATTATTTTAAAATCAAATAAAATTGAAGAAGAACGAAGAGAAAGTATATTAAGAGTATATTCAACAATAAAAAATCATAAAATTACAACTGCTAAAACAATAAAAGATAAAAAAACAAAAAAGAATATTCCTAATACATTGATTAGTGATTTAGTATATGAAATAAAACAAGATATTTATCCTTTAGTAAATTACGATAATTCTGGGTTTGATGTACTAGGAAAATTTTATACAGAATTTATTAAATACTCAGGTTCTGATGGTAAAACTGGTTTAGTTCTTACTCCCGCACATATAACCGATTTATTTTGTGATTTGATTGATTTAAATGTGGATGATGTTGTATATGATTGCTGTTGTGGTACAGGTGGTTTTTTAGTTGCCTCAATGAAAAGAATGATTAGTTTAGCAGGAAATGATGCTGAAAAAATAATTTATATTAGAGAAAATCAATTAATTGGGACAGAAGAAAGAGCTGATATGTTTACATTTGCTTGTTCTAACATGATGATGAGAGGTGATGGGAGATCGCATATTTATAATGAAGATTGCTACAATGATAAACATAAACAAAGAATTAAGAAATTAAAACCTACCGTTGTTATGTTAAACCCTCCATACTCTGTTGGAGCAGATGGTCAATTAGATTTTATTTTAAATGCTATGGAAAGTTTACCAAAAGGAGGGAGATGTATAGCAATTGTTCAAATGAGTTGCGCATTAGATACTCCAGCTGTTTTAAAAAAACATAGACAATTATTAGAATTACATACCTTAGAATCTGTAATAACAACACCTATAGATTTATTTTATCCATCGGCAAGCGTCCCAACTTGTATAATGGTATTTAAGGCATATGAAAGACACAATAATAATAAACCATCTTGGTTTGGAGCATTTAATGATGATGGTTTTATAAAAAGAAAAAAACAGGGTAGAATTAATATTGGAGGTTACAAGGAAAAACATAATCATTTACTATCTAAATATAGATATTATGAAGAAGCAAATTTTTCTGTTTTAAAAAATGTTTCAGATAAACAAGAGTGGTGTGCAGAAAGCTACATGAATATTGATTATGATAATAATAATGAAGATGAATTTATAAATACAATCAAAGAATATCTAAGTTCACTATTTCTTTTTAGTAAGATTAATTCAATTAGCGAGAAAAGTTTATCTAACAGTAAAACTAATACAACAAACAAAAAATACTTACCATTTTTATTAACAGATTTATTCAATATTGAAAAAGGCGAACGATTAAATAAAGAAGAAAGAGTTTTGGGAGAAATTCCTCTATTAACATCTACTTCAATGCAAAATGGTGTTTCAAATTTTATTAGCTATGATGAATTTAAAGATAGTAAAAAAATATTTAAAGATAAAATAACTATTGATATGCTTTGTAATGTATTTTATCATAATTATGAATATTTCAGTGATGACAATATACATACATTAATATTTGCAGACAAATATAAAAATAATGATAATATTTATACTTGTATTTTTATTGCAACATTATTAAAAAAATTAATTATAAAATTTGCTTATGGAAGACAAGTAAGATTAAAAAGATTAGATGGTGAGAAAATATTACTGCCAGTAACTAATAATAATATAGATTGGGAATATATGAAAAATTATATAAAATCATTGTCATATTCAAGTAATTTATAA
- a CDS encoding type II toxin-antitoxin system PemK/MazF family toxin: MVKYIPEQGDIVALNFDPQSGHEQKGRRPAIIISNKIFNQHLGLAFACPITNTKRDFPFHIEVKSENITGFIMGEQMKSIDYNSRNIKFIEKANQKNYK, translated from the coding sequence ATGGTAAAATATATTCCTGAACAAGGAGATATTGTAGCTTTAAATTTTGACCCACAAAGTGGACATGAACAAAAAGGCAGAAGACCTGCAATAATTATAAGTAATAAAATATTTAACCAACATTTAGGTTTAGCATTTGCTTGTCCAATCACAAATACAAAAAGAGACTTTCCTTTTCATATCGAAGTAAAAAGTGAAAATATCACAGGTTTTATTATGGGAGAACAAATGAAATCAATAGATTATAATTCAAGAAATATAAAATTTATTGAAAAAGCAAATCAAAAAAACTATAAATAA
- a CDS encoding AbrB/MazE/SpoVT family DNA-binding domain-containing protein produces the protein MTATISTWGNSQGLRFPKDIMKELHLSIGDKMKILIENKKIVLEPIREERIKYNINDLVKQLPSNYKTYEEFDNKTGLEEW, from the coding sequence ATGACAGCTACAATTTCAACATGGGGTAACTCACAGGGTTTAAGATTTCCAAAAGATATAATGAAAGAGTTACATTTATCTATTGGTGATAAAATGAAAATTTTAATTGAAAATAAAAAAATTGTATTAGAGCCAATAAGAGAAGAAAGAATAAAATATAATATTAATGATTTAGTTAAACAATTACCAAGTAACTACAAAACTTATGAAGAATTTGATAATAAAACTGGATTAGAAGAATGGTAA